CCCTGGTTGACTGCTTATGATACCTTGAGAGCATCAAGCAGCAATAACAAATGAATTTTAGCATATAGCACGGAAAATGTCAAAAAAACAGAGGTAAAACTATCTCTTCACTAACGGAGAAAAATCAAATCTTTCATCGTCGCCCGCGGATTTTTCTCTTGAAAATAATGTGTTAAAAGTACTTCCTCTGGTATCGTCACTTTGCCGGGATCGTCTCCATCTGTAATTCGCATACAATGATACCCTTCTTTTTTCCATCTTTTCACCACCGAAAGCAACTTCTCATCTTGTTTCACATCTACCCACACCAAAGGCGTTCGTTTGCTGCGACGACAATTGTAGCGGTGCATCAAGTGACGGATAAATTGAAAATCCTTTTGTCTGTATGCCATCCAGTTGGAGAGACCGAGGAATAATGCAATTACTAGCAAATTGAGATGAATCCCTCCTATCATCACACTAACACCGAGCAAAGCAACAGAGAGAGCAAAGCCAATCAGAATCGAATAGACGATTGATTTGCGATAAGGTAGATAATAACTGAGCACTCCCTGGAAAACACGCCCCCCATCCAACGGATAAATCGGCAAAAGATTAAACCCTGCTATGAGAGCATTACAGTAGATAAAGTAAGAAGTCCACTCTGCCGACCACCAACTGGCATAATAAAAGATAAACCCGACCAAGATCATCATTACATTGTGAAATGGACCCGCTAAAGCCACAATTAGCTCTTCTTGAGTCGAAACCGTCCCCCACTCATCTGTCTTCGCTACTCCGCCAAATGGAAGTAATTCCAATGACTCCACGCGCCAGCCAAATGACCACGCCGCCGTAATATGACCCATCTCATGGATAATTACAAGCACAAATAAGGTGATAATCTCGAGAAATCGACCCGTCACCACTGCAGACAGGATGACCACCCAAAATAAAAAGTGAATACGTATCCGCACATTGGACCAGGGCCATTTATTGTTCAAAAGGGATCACACCCGATGGGTTTTGAAACTGGTCTTCTTTTCGATATCCAAAATACAGAAGGGAGTCACCCTCCTTTTCCCCTATCACACCCACCTTCTCTTCCTTTTGTATCCAATCCCGTTCTTCAACAACAATCTCTTCTAAATG
This sequence is a window from Mechercharimyces sp. CAU 1602. Protein-coding genes within it:
- a CDS encoding M50 family metallopeptidase — encoded protein: MNNKWPWSNVRIRIHFLFWVVILSAVVTGRFLEIITLFVLVIIHEMGHITAAWSFGWRVESLELLPFGGVAKTDEWGTVSTQEELIVALAGPFHNVMMILVGFIFYYASWWSAEWTSYFIYCNALIAGFNLLPIYPLDGGRVFQGVLSYYLPYRKSIVYSILIGFALSVALLGVSVMIGGIHLNLLVIALFLGLSNWMAYRQKDFQFIRHLMHRYNCRRSKRTPLVWVDVKQDEKLLSVVKRWKKEGYHCMRITDGDDPGKVTIPEEVLLTHYFQEKNPRATMKDLIFLR